In a single window of the Pyrococcus sp. NA2 genome:
- a CDS encoding ATP-binding cassette domain-containing protein, which produces MSGRLAIKAINLEKDYGRIIALKGISFDVKEGEIFGLIGPNDAGKSTTLRILATLLKPSAGRAEVYGHDVVKEAKEVGKLISYLPEEAGAYKNLTGYEYLEFMAKLYSKTERSVDKMLKLGVEIEVEFLCDRVALINRGIIVEVGTPKELKERYNAENLEEVFMKAVAKMEVKF; this is translated from the coding sequence ATGTCGGGAAGATTAGCTATTAAAGCAATAAACCTCGAAAAGGACTACGGTCGTATTATCGCTCTTAAAGGGATAAGTTTTGATGTTAAAGAAGGGGAAATCTTCGGTTTAATTGGACCAAATGACGCTGGCAAGTCTACAACATTGAGAATTCTTGCAACGTTATTAAAGCCCAGTGCTGGACGAGCTGAGGTTTATGGACATGACGTGGTTAAAGAGGCAAAGGAGGTTGGAAAATTGATAAGTTATCTCCCAGAGGAGGCTGGAGCATATAAGAATCTCACTGGATATGAATATCTGGAGTTTATGGCAAAGCTATACTCGAAGACTGAGAGGAGTGTTGATAAAATGCTGAAGCTTGGTGTTGAGATTGAAGTAGAATTCCTATGCGACAGAGTTGCTCTAATAAACAGGGGTATCATTGTTGAAGTTGGCACTCCTAAAGAGCTGAAAGAGAGATACAACGCCGAAAATCTTGAAGAAGTCTTCATGAAGGCTGTAGCTAAGATGGAGGTGAAATTTTGA
- a CDS encoding ABC transporter permease, whose protein sequence is MKELKDILRDKRMLTAIVTPLVVIPLVFGGVQLSKPPFQVSVHVIDQDRGVYSKMLVEFLQRNGVLINESSSITLIIPQGFSKAFESGHSPSVVLRVELSSIFDLRTAKAGEYIGLLCREFGESLTPALKPQFQTVFMERAVNVAPSIYLSSLLKSALIIPALFFLIAVYASQVIAATIAVEKEQRTLETLLTLPVSRRSFILGKISAAVAFSVLVILSLGISFGVASRFSLKSLHLAVSIGALPVAVLSIGVFMLFIIMLLTSVIVSLFTQDVRSALSIAGLVELPYLIPLLIIVGGFDVSGFYRLILVSLNPGYAPFYAFSSALSGEYLRVLLALLYLLVWDVIMLKIAVRIFDSDLILTANLNAEKLRWLVRIKI, encoded by the coding sequence ATGAAAGAGCTGAAGGACATTCTCAGGGACAAGAGAATGCTAACGGCAATTGTAACTCCTCTTGTTGTTATCCCCTTGGTCTTTGGAGGTGTTCAATTGTCTAAGCCTCCTTTTCAAGTTTCAGTTCACGTGATAGATCAAGACCGAGGGGTATATTCCAAAATGCTTGTGGAATTCCTCCAGAGAAATGGTGTTTTGATTAACGAGAGCAGTAGCATAACCCTAATCATCCCTCAAGGATTCTCCAAAGCATTCGAAAGTGGCCATTCTCCAAGTGTTGTCCTTCGGGTTGAGCTTTCTTCAATTTTTGATTTGAGAACTGCCAAAGCTGGGGAATATATTGGGCTTTTGTGCAGAGAGTTTGGGGAGAGCTTGACACCTGCACTAAAACCGCAATTTCAGACCGTGTTTATGGAGAGAGCAGTGAATGTTGCTCCTTCCATTTATCTGTCCTCGCTCTTAAAGAGTGCGCTGATAATACCTGCCCTATTCTTTTTGATAGCTGTGTATGCATCTCAGGTAATAGCGGCGACAATTGCCGTGGAAAAGGAGCAGAGAACACTTGAGACCCTACTAACTCTTCCGGTTTCAAGGAGGTCCTTCATCCTTGGAAAGATTTCTGCCGCAGTTGCCTTCAGTGTTCTCGTAATACTCTCTTTGGGAATTTCGTTTGGAGTGGCATCACGGTTTTCCCTAAAATCCTTACACTTAGCTGTTAGTATTGGGGCTTTACCCGTCGCTGTGCTTTCCATTGGTGTGTTCATGCTCTTCATAATTATGCTCCTTACGAGCGTTATAGTTTCCCTGTTCACTCAAGATGTCAGGAGCGCCTTGAGTATTGCAGGTCTTGTTGAGCTTCCTTATTTGATTCCTCTGCTGATTATCGTGGGTGGGTTCGACGTGTCCGGTTTTTATAGACTCATTCTTGTAAGTTTAAATCCGGGTTATGCTCCCTTTTATGCCTTTTCAAGTGCACTAAGTGGAGAATATCTTCGTGTGCTTTTAGCTCTGCTTTATCTCCTTGTGTGGGATGTTATAATGCTAAAGATTGCTGTCAGGATTTTTGACAGCGACCTTATACTAACCGCAAACCTAAATGCAGAGAAGCTCAGATGGCTTGTAAGGATAAAAATTTGA